A window of Apium graveolens cultivar Ventura chromosome 8, ASM990537v1, whole genome shotgun sequence contains these coding sequences:
- the LOC141676993 gene encoding uncharacterized protein LOC141676993, which translates to MKFDEDTIWTKGATREAFYNSCIKNFKEYYAYPFPYDDEDGDQVVRAYLHRNWKSYLGAERSRLVDKAKQLLECGYTEKDFNIRDDGLKPYYYSRRTWNSMCDYWEDEVFKKWSTNSQIARSKVEFVSRSRAKSFEQRRQEINEEREARGELPISEDEFMGMVYDPTQPAVQDLQEKIKKVRLELAPDFKLLEEPTSPRSLKEFHQKKEIIVLATARSPRKGRISLHPQDSLAELLGARDAA; encoded by the exons ATGAAATTTGATGAAGATACTATCTGGACAAAGGGAGCTACACGCGAAGCTTTTTACAACTCATGTATCAAGAACTTTAAA GAGTATTATGCTTATCCCTTTCCTTATGATGATGAAGACGGGGACCAAGTTGTGAGGGCGTATCTGCATAGGAATTGGAAGTCTTATCTTGGTGCTGAGAGAAGCCGACTCGTGGACAAAGCGAAGCAGCTATTGGAATGTGGATATACTGAAAAGGATTTTAATATTAGGGATGACGGATTGAAGCCATACTACTACTCCCGGCGCACATGGAATTCTATGTGCGATTATTGGGAAGATGAAGTTTTTAAAAAATGGTCCACTAATTCCCAGATTGCCCGAAGTAAGGTAGAGTTTGTTTCCCGCAGCAGGGCCAAATCATTTGAGCAGAGACGGCAG GAAATAAATGAAGAAAGAGAGGCTAGAGGAGAGTTGCCTATCTCCGAAGATGAATTCATGGGTATGGTGTATGATCCCACTCAACCAGCTGTGCAAGATCTGCAG GAAAAAATAAAGAAGGTGCGACTTGAATTGGCACCTGATTTCAAGCTTCTTGAAGAACCGACATCCCCTCGTAGCCTAAAGGAATTTCATCAGAAAAAAGAGATTATTGTGTTGGCCACGGCAAGATCCCCAAGGAAAGGGAGGATCAGCCTTCATCCACAAGACAGTTTGGCTGAGCTTCTGGGCGCAAGGGATGCGGCGTAA